A genomic segment from Triticum dicoccoides isolate Atlit2015 ecotype Zavitan chromosome 1A, WEW_v2.0, whole genome shotgun sequence encodes:
- the LOC119296733 gene encoding uncharacterized protein LOC119296733 — protein MASSSMITFAAALCLVAASAVAVPPATLQETCQSAGEQEALCVQLLSSSPAAQKTPVDTPGLAQAAVMAAGSNATETAAHLQRLFDSEDLKNMSPELQRCVEDCAERYQSAAKFLGQASEKMTAGSFDEASVLIDGAQSVVTLCQRSCEGVPQGELTACTKGVVDQLCTIAASVTRLVVQKYNIWVLRCIPTDIVQLVSYLILTASGGGPRGPTGIGDHTFVCDPFMYIYSREISTC, from the exons ATGGCGTCCTCGTCCATGATCACCTTCGCAGCCGCCTTGTGCCTTGTGGCCGCTTCCGCCGTCGCCGTGCCGCCGGCCACCCTCCAGGAGACGTGCCAGAGCGCCGGCGAGCAGGAGGCGCTGTGCGTGCAGCTGCTGTCGTCGAGCCCGGCGGCCCAGAAGACGCCGGTGGACACGCCCGGGCTCGCCCAGGCGGCCGTGATGGCGGCGGGGTCGAACGCGACGGAGACGGCGGCGCACCTGCAACGGCTCTTCGACTCCGAAGACCTCAAGAACATGAGCCCGGagctccagcgctgcgtcgaggacTGCGCCGAGAG GTACCAGTCGGCCGCGAAGTTCCTGGGCCAAGCATCGGAGAAGATGACCGCGGGCTCCTTCGACGAGGCGAGCGTGCTGATCGACGGCGCGCAGTCGGTGGTGACGCTGTGCCAGCGGTCGTGCGAGGGGGTGCCGCAGGGGGAGCTCACGGCGTGCACCAAAGGCGTCGTCGACCAACTCTGCACCATTGCCGCATCAGTCACTCGGTTGGTCGTTCAGAAGTATAACATCTGGGTTCTGCGATGTATACCCACCGACATCGTTCAGCTGGTCAGTTATTTGATACTGACGGCCAGCGGCGGAGGTCCCCGTGGGCCAACAGGGATCGGTGACCACACCTTTGTTTGCGATCCTTTCATGTATATATATAGCAGAGAAATTAGTACGTGCTAG